One genomic window of Prochlorococcus sp. MIT 0603 includes the following:
- the dnaK gene encoding molecular chaperone DnaK has protein sequence MGKVVGIDLGTTNSCVAVMEGGKPTVIANAEGFRTTPSVVAYTKNQDQLVGQIAKRQAVMNPENTFYSAKRFVGRRVDEVNEESKEVSYGVEKSGSSVKLKCPVLDKQFSPEEVAAQVLRKLSEDAGKYLGENITQAVITVPAYFNDSQRQATKDAGKIAGLEVLRIINEPTAAALAYGLDKKSNERILVFDLGGGTFDVSVLEVGDGVFEVLSTSGDTHLGGDDFDKVIVDHLAATFKANEGIELRQDKQALQRLTEAAEKAKIELSNATQSEINLPFITATPEGPKHLDLTLTRAKFEELASKLIDRCRVPVEQALKDAKLSTGEIDEIVMVGGSTRMPAVKELVKRVTGKDPNQTVNPDEVVAVGAAIQGGVLAGEVKDILLLDVTPLSLGVETLGGVMTKMITRNTTVPTKKTETYSTAVDGQTNVEIHVLQGEREMASDNKSLGTFRLDGIPPSPRGVPQIEVTFDIDANGILSVTAKDKGSGKEQSISITGASTLSDNEVEKMVKDAESNASADKEKRDRIDIKNQAETLVYQTEKQLAELGDKVDSDAKTKVEDMRIKLKEATEKEDYEAMKNLVEDLQKELYSLGASVYQQANAAAQAAGGTTPDAANTSTEGNDDVIDAEFTESK, from the coding sequence ATGGGGAAGGTTGTAGGGATTGATCTTGGTACAACTAATAGCTGTGTGGCAGTGATGGAAGGAGGAAAGCCTACAGTGATTGCAAATGCAGAGGGTTTTCGTACAACTCCTTCAGTCGTTGCTTATACAAAAAATCAAGATCAGCTTGTTGGTCAGATTGCTAAGCGTCAAGCAGTAATGAATCCAGAAAATACTTTTTATTCTGCAAAACGTTTTGTAGGAAGACGTGTAGATGAAGTCAATGAGGAGTCCAAAGAAGTTAGTTATGGAGTTGAGAAATCAGGATCTAGTGTAAAACTAAAATGTCCTGTTTTAGATAAGCAATTCTCTCCAGAAGAGGTTGCAGCTCAAGTTTTGCGCAAGCTTTCAGAAGATGCCGGTAAATATTTGGGTGAGAATATTACTCAAGCAGTTATAACTGTTCCTGCTTATTTTAATGATTCACAAAGACAGGCCACAAAAGATGCTGGGAAGATAGCCGGTTTAGAAGTTCTTAGAATTATCAATGAACCAACTGCTGCAGCTTTGGCTTATGGCTTAGATAAAAAAAGTAATGAGCGAATATTAGTTTTTGACTTAGGTGGTGGTACTTTTGATGTTTCTGTTTTAGAGGTTGGAGACGGAGTCTTTGAGGTTTTATCAACTTCTGGTGACACACATCTTGGAGGAGATGATTTTGACAAAGTAATAGTTGATCATTTAGCTGCTACTTTTAAAGCTAATGAAGGCATTGAACTACGCCAGGATAAACAAGCCCTCCAACGTCTTACAGAAGCTGCAGAAAAGGCAAAGATTGAATTATCTAATGCCACACAAAGTGAGATTAATTTACCCTTTATAACAGCAACTCCAGAGGGACCAAAACATTTAGATTTAACTCTTACAAGGGCCAAATTTGAAGAATTAGCATCTAAGTTAATTGATCGCTGCAGGGTTCCAGTAGAACAAGCTTTGAAAGATGCCAAATTATCTACTGGTGAAATTGATGAAATTGTGATGGTTGGTGGCTCTACAAGAATGCCAGCTGTAAAAGAATTAGTGAAACGAGTTACAGGGAAGGATCCTAACCAGACAGTTAACCCTGATGAGGTTGTGGCTGTTGGTGCAGCGATTCAAGGTGGTGTATTAGCAGGAGAAGTTAAAGATATTCTTCTTCTTGATGTCACTCCACTTTCACTAGGAGTTGAAACTTTAGGTGGTGTAATGACAAAAATGATTACAAGAAATACAACTGTCCCTACTAAAAAGACTGAGACTTACTCGACTGCAGTAGATGGTCAGACAAATGTCGAGATTCATGTTTTACAAGGTGAACGGGAAATGGCTTCAGACAATAAAAGTCTTGGAACTTTTAGATTAGATGGTATACCTCCATCTCCTAGAGGTGTTCCTCAGATTGAGGTCACTTTTGATATTGATGCTAATGGAATATTGAGTGTTACTGCAAAAGATAAAGGTAGTGGTAAAGAGCAAAGTATTTCCATCACTGGTGCATCTACGCTTTCTGATAATGAAGTTGAAAAAATGGTTAAGGATGCAGAAAGCAATGCTTCTGCTGATAAGGAAAAACGAGACAGGATTGATATTAAAAATCAAGCAGAAACTCTTGTATATCAAACTGAGAAACAGCTTGCAGAATTAGGAGACAAAGTAGATAGTGATGCAAAAACTAAAGTTGAAGATATGCGTATTAAGTTAAAAGAGGCAACTGAAAAAGAAGATTACGAGGCAATGAAAAATCTTGTAGAAGATCTGCAGAAGGAGTTGTATTCTTTAGGCGCATCTGTGTATCAACAGGCTAATGCTGCTGCTCAAGCAGCAGGAGGAACAACTCCTGACGCTGCTAATACTTCAACCGAAGGTAATGATGATGTGATAGACGCAGAGTTTACTGAATCTAAATAA
- a CDS encoding shikimate dehydrogenase, whose protein sequence is MIEIAKESINGKTGLIGLLGSPVNHSLSPVIHNAALTALNLNWRYLAFPCNADDLELALKGLRRINCKGLNITIPHKNNALKLCDKIDQLAQEIGAVNTLIPGINNSWDGTNTDVKGFLAPLKEYQKLTGKAAVIIGSGGSAKAVVHALNLLNISEITIITRKKNSLEEFLKNINNVNNLSCNFHGLIADNSSIRDHINHADLIVNTTPVGMNGRSDSNNNTIPLGTKNWESLTPNTILYDLIYTPKPTEWLQLGVKYKCHIIDGLEMLIQQGAASLSLWSGIKEIPIKIMRKAAENSLNSKQVK, encoded by the coding sequence ATGATTGAGATCGCAAAAGAATCAATTAATGGAAAAACAGGTCTAATAGGGCTTCTTGGGTCGCCGGTAAATCACTCTTTATCGCCTGTAATTCATAACGCAGCGTTAACAGCTCTTAACCTGAACTGGAGATACTTAGCTTTTCCCTGCAATGCAGATGATCTGGAATTAGCACTTAAAGGACTACGAAGAATTAACTGCAAAGGATTAAATATCACAATTCCTCATAAAAATAATGCTCTAAAACTTTGCGATAAAATAGATCAACTTGCTCAAGAAATTGGCGCAGTTAATACATTAATTCCAGGAATAAATAATAGTTGGGATGGCACAAATACTGATGTAAAAGGATTTTTAGCACCATTAAAAGAATATCAAAAATTAACAGGTAAAGCAGCTGTTATCATTGGTTCTGGAGGAAGTGCTAAAGCAGTAGTTCATGCTTTAAATTTATTAAATATATCAGAAATAACTATTATAACTCGTAAAAAAAATTCCTTAGAAGAGTTTTTAAAAAATATAAATAATGTGAATAATCTATCATGTAATTTTCATGGTTTAATAGCAGATAATTCTTCTATAAGAGACCACATTAATCATGCTGATTTAATAGTAAATACTACACCAGTGGGAATGAATGGTAGATCTGATAGTAATAATAATACAATTCCACTGGGTACAAAAAACTGGGAAAGTTTGACTCCCAACACCATTCTATATGACTTGATCTATACTCCAAAACCAACCGAATGGTTACAATTAGGAGTAAAATATAAATGCCATATCATTGACGGACTTGAAATGCTCATTCAACAAGGGGCTGCATCACTCAGCTTGTGGAGTGGAATCAAAGAAATACCTATAAAGATAATGAGAAAAGCAGCCGAAAACAGCCTTAATAGCAAGCAAGTTAAATGA
- a CDS encoding Tic20 family protein, producing MIIPLWQRMISVFLYMLPWADAIKYGNDIFTNFPISQLLIYPALPVLIIEQALPIGNLLIFLLLFLGVARNEKISYFLRLNCMQSILMTLILIIFNYLMILFVQLTNSTYLLEILKELVFIGTLTTVIFTSTQCLRGLEANLPGISDAAKMQI from the coding sequence ATGATAATTCCATTATGGCAAAGAATGATTAGCGTATTTCTTTATATGCTCCCATGGGCAGATGCAATTAAATATGGAAACGATATCTTTACTAATTTTCCAATCTCACAATTACTTATTTACCCTGCTTTACCAGTATTAATAATCGAGCAAGCTTTACCTATAGGTAACTTATTAATATTTTTACTTTTATTTTTAGGAGTAGCAAGAAACGAAAAGATTTCTTATTTCCTAAGATTAAACTGCATGCAATCAATTCTAATGACTTTGATTTTAATCATCTTCAATTATCTAATGATTTTATTTGTTCAACTAACTAACAGCACTTATTTGTTGGAAATTCTAAAAGAGCTAGTTTTTATTGGGACTTTAACAACAGTCATTTTTACAAGTACCCAATGCCTACGAGGACTAGAGGCAAATCTACCTGGAATCAGTGATGCAGCAAAAATGCAAATTTGA
- the rpsF gene encoding 30S ribosomal protein S6, with amino-acid sequence MTNPTYYETMYILRPDIPEDEVDGHLKKYSELLEKANVKIIDNQMRGKRRLAYTIGKNREGIYVQLSHIGDGKHVEILEKAMRLSEDVIRYLTVKQYGPIPTKRSTKTAEKEDDKSNENEDAKDKVIKKDENKEEKKVESKEEKKVESKEEKKEESNANPTDSNESKTSE; translated from the coding sequence ATGACAAACCCAACTTATTACGAAACTATGTACATCCTTCGTCCGGACATTCCGGAGGATGAAGTAGATGGCCATTTAAAAAAATATAGTGAACTACTTGAAAAAGCAAATGTGAAAATTATTGATAATCAAATGAGAGGTAAACGAAGACTTGCATATACAATTGGTAAGAATAGAGAAGGGATTTACGTCCAGCTTAGCCACATAGGAGATGGGAAACACGTAGAAATTCTTGAAAAAGCAATGAGGCTAAGTGAAGATGTTATTAGATACTTAACTGTTAAACAATATGGTCCAATTCCAACAAAAAGAAGTACAAAAACTGCGGAAAAAGAAGATGATAAATCAAATGAAAATGAAGATGCTAAAGATAAAGTAATAAAGAAAGATGAGAATAAGGAAGAAAAGAAAGTCGAGAGTAAGGAAGAAAAGAAAGTCGAGAGTAAGGAAGAAAAGAAAGAGGAAAGCAATGCTAATCCTACTGATTCAAATGAAAGTAAAACTTCAGAATAA
- a CDS encoding argininosuccinate synthase, protein MGNFRKVVLAYSGGVDTSACIPYLKNEYQVDEVIAFAADLGQGEELGPIREKALLAGASESLIEDLIEPFIKDFAFPAIKANALYEGQYPLSTALARPLIASRLVDIALKKNAGAVAHGCTAKGNDQVRFDLAIASLSPELKILTPARNWSMSREELITYGENFGIPAPVSKKSPYSIDLNLLGRSIEAGSLEDPFLAPNEDVFQITSSIENAPDTPEIIEISFQSGCPVSINGVDLDPVSIIRKANSLAGLHGFGRIDMIENRVVGIKSREIYETPGLSLLIKCHQEIESITLSADVLRTKVQLERQWADLVYQGFWFSPLKSALDAFINATQIDVNGTVKVKLYKGNATIIGRKSSSNSLYLSDISTYGSQDQFDHTSAEGFIYVWGLANRLWASVRRTK, encoded by the coding sequence ATGGGTAATTTTCGTAAAGTTGTACTTGCATATTCTGGTGGAGTAGACACTAGTGCCTGTATACCTTATTTAAAAAATGAATATCAAGTTGATGAAGTGATAGCATTTGCTGCAGATCTAGGACAAGGTGAAGAATTAGGGCCTATTCGTGAAAAAGCTTTATTAGCAGGGGCAAGTGAATCTTTAATAGAAGATTTAATAGAGCCTTTTATTAAAGATTTTGCATTTCCAGCCATTAAAGCAAATGCTCTATATGAAGGACAGTATCCATTGTCTACTGCTTTGGCGCGACCTCTTATTGCCAGTAGGTTAGTTGATATAGCGCTAAAAAAGAATGCAGGTGCTGTTGCTCATGGTTGTACAGCAAAAGGTAATGATCAAGTTCGTTTTGATTTAGCTATTGCATCACTTTCCCCTGAATTAAAAATATTAACTCCTGCTAGGAATTGGTCGATGAGTCGAGAGGAGTTAATTACTTATGGAGAGAACTTTGGAATTCCGGCACCAGTCAGCAAAAAATCTCCATATTCTATTGATTTAAATCTTTTAGGCAGAAGTATAGAAGCTGGTTCTTTAGAGGATCCATTTTTAGCTCCTAATGAAGATGTTTTTCAAATAACTTCATCGATTGAGAACGCTCCAGATACACCTGAAATTATAGAAATTTCCTTTCAGTCAGGCTGTCCAGTTTCAATTAATGGAGTTGATTTAGACCCTGTGAGCATAATTCGTAAGGCAAATTCTTTAGCAGGATTACATGGATTTGGTCGTATAGATATGATTGAGAATCGAGTTGTTGGAATAAAAAGTAGAGAAATTTATGAAACCCCAGGATTGTCTTTATTAATTAAATGTCATCAAGAAATTGAGAGTATTACATTATCAGCTGATGTTTTACGTACTAAGGTTCAATTGGAAAGGCAATGGGCTGATTTGGTTTATCAAGGCTTCTGGTTTAGTCCTCTTAAGAGTGCTTTAGATGCTTTTATAAACGCTACTCAGATTGATGTAAATGGCACTGTTAAAGTGAAATTGTATAAAGGAAATGCAACTATTATAGGACGTAAATCTTCCTCTAATAGTTTATATTTATCTGATATTTCTACTTATGGTTCTCAAGATCAATTTGACCATACTTCAGCTGAGGGGTTTATTTATGTTTGGGGCCTTGCGAATCGATTGTGGGCATCAGTGAGAAGAACAAAGTAA
- a CDS encoding DUF3134 family protein: protein MSSLDTINPALTRYSRDEAAPVLPLREEPDLLSWLESSGRLIADESSALQEVSTVEEEELSALMGEKEDYKAEEEEVSEDDWED, encoded by the coding sequence ATGAGCTCTCTCGATACAATCAACCCTGCTCTTACACGTTATAGCAGAGACGAAGCAGCACCTGTATTGCCACTCCGTGAAGAACCAGACCTGTTAAGTTGGCTTGAAAGCAGTGGCAGACTCATTGCAGATGAATCATCCGCACTCCAAGAAGTAAGTACTGTAGAAGAAGAAGAACTATCAGCCCTTATGGGAGAAAAAGAAGATTATAAAGCCGAAGAAGAAGAAGTTTCTGAAGATGATTGGGAAGATTAA
- the mraY gene encoding phospho-N-acetylmuramoyl-pentapeptide-transferase — protein sequence MKFKKYIIKIPKLNFIDNNIYGSYFLIGIIFLTSLSIDILIKESLLFIPLLSSVIISSGVTQWAIPKLKKNKLCQIIREEGPKKHWQKSGTPSIGGLIIIPIGLIISNLATLNSIYKKELLTLTILILSFMFIGFLDDLQSISLKRNKGLSPMEKIYLQSIASIIFLIFIHSQKFVNSSISMLGDYSINFGIIFWPLALLTILAESNSSNLADGLDGLASGCGAILLTGLAIELTMRGNIENYDLAIFCISMAGAWLGFLIHNKKPAKIFMGDTGSLAMGATFAGVALLSNSLWTLFVMGGVFLAESLSVIFQVSIFKVTKKINGKGYRILRMSPLHHHFEQIGIKEIVIVQSFWLFSICFIFIGIMLRSNI from the coding sequence TTGAAATTCAAGAAATACATTATTAAAATACCAAAACTGAACTTTATCGATAATAATATTTATGGGAGTTATTTTTTAATTGGAATAATATTTTTAACCAGTCTATCTATTGACATACTAATAAAGGAATCATTACTTTTTATCCCATTATTATCCAGCGTAATTATCTCATCAGGAGTAACACAATGGGCAATACCAAAACTTAAAAAAAATAAATTATGTCAAATAATCAGAGAAGAGGGGCCAAAAAAACATTGGCAAAAAAGTGGAACACCAAGTATTGGAGGACTTATAATAATTCCAATTGGATTAATAATTAGCAATTTAGCTACATTGAATAGTATATACAAAAAAGAATTATTAACGCTAACTATTTTGATATTATCATTTATGTTTATAGGCTTTTTAGATGATTTGCAAAGCATTTCCTTAAAGAGAAATAAAGGTTTAAGCCCTATGGAAAAAATCTATCTTCAAAGTATTGCAAGTATAATCTTCTTAATTTTTATACATTCACAAAAATTTGTTAATTCAAGCATATCTATGCTTGGTGACTATTCTATTAATTTTGGAATTATTTTTTGGCCGTTAGCCTTATTAACAATCCTTGCAGAAAGTAATTCTTCAAACTTAGCAGATGGCCTGGACGGTTTAGCTAGTGGATGTGGAGCAATATTACTAACTGGGCTAGCAATTGAATTAACTATGAGAGGAAATATTGAAAACTATGATCTAGCCATATTTTGCATCTCTATGGCAGGAGCATGGCTAGGTTTTTTAATTCACAATAAAAAACCAGCGAAAATCTTTATGGGTGATACAGGCTCACTAGCCATGGGGGCTACATTTGCTGGTGTTGCATTACTGTCAAATAGTCTTTGGACATTATTTGTCATGGGAGGAGTATTCTTAGCAGAGTCTCTATCAGTCATCTTTCAGGTAAGTATTTTCAAAGTAACAAAAAAAATCAACGGAAAAGGTTACAGAATTCTTCGTATGTCACCTCTTCATCATCATTTTGAACAAATAGGTATTAAAGAAATTGTAATCGTTCAAAGCTTTTGGTTATTTAGTATTTGCTTTATATTTATTGGAATCATGCTACGTTCAAATATTTAA
- a CDS encoding glycosyltransferase, producing MSLKLLHLHLHGLIRSNNLELGRDADTGGQTLYVLELIKQLAASKEVQQVDLVTRQIFDRRISLDYSQKRERIVPGANILRIPFGPKRYLRKELLWPYLDQLVDELVDQLNQSKSKPDWIHAHYADAGYVGALVSTRLGIPFVFTGHSLGREKKRRLLESGMDHMQIENNYSISRRIEAEELALNKANLVVTSTSQEATYQYGRYRNFVSRQAKVIPPGVDLKRFYQPSESKNFSEIDNLFSNFLRNPNLPPLLTISRAVRRKNIPALVEAFGRSSILRKRHNLVLILGTRTDMRSLDKSQKEVFQQIFELVDKYELYGKVAYPKYHRRDQIASIYQWAAKKKGFFVNPALTEPFGLTLLEAAACGLPVIATDDGGPSEILSHCSNGVLVDSTDLDLLQKTLEEVGSNEFMWKQWSDNGLAGINSSFSWNSHVNKYLSLMSNQFKNSTYQSLAKVIPLSGMKAS from the coding sequence ATGAGTTTAAAGCTTCTCCATCTTCATTTGCATGGTTTAATCCGTTCAAATAATCTTGAATTAGGAAGAGATGCTGATACTGGTGGTCAAACTTTATATGTTTTAGAACTTATAAAGCAATTAGCTGCGTCCAAGGAAGTTCAACAAGTAGATCTAGTCACTCGTCAGATATTTGATAGAAGAATATCTTTGGATTACTCTCAGAAACGTGAGCGAATTGTTCCTGGTGCAAATATTCTTAGGATTCCTTTTGGTCCTAAGAGATACCTTCGTAAGGAGTTGTTATGGCCATACTTAGATCAATTAGTGGATGAATTGGTAGATCAATTGAATCAGAGTAAATCTAAGCCAGATTGGATACATGCTCATTATGCTGATGCAGGTTATGTTGGCGCTTTGGTTAGTACTCGTTTAGGTATTCCATTTGTATTTACAGGCCATTCATTAGGAAGAGAAAAAAAGCGTCGTTTGCTTGAATCAGGAATGGATCATATGCAAATTGAAAATAATTATTCAATTAGTAGGCGTATTGAGGCAGAAGAATTAGCTTTAAATAAAGCTAATTTGGTTGTAACTAGTACTTCCCAAGAAGCTACTTATCAATATGGGCGTTATAGGAATTTTGTTTCTCGACAAGCCAAGGTTATTCCTCCAGGGGTAGATTTAAAACGTTTTTATCAACCATCAGAATCTAAGAATTTTTCTGAAATTGATAATTTATTTTCTAACTTTTTGCGCAATCCCAATTTGCCTCCATTATTAACCATATCTAGAGCTGTTCGAAGAAAAAATATACCTGCTTTAGTAGAAGCCTTTGGTCGTTCTAGCATTTTAAGGAAAAGACATAATCTCGTTTTGATACTTGGAACTCGAACTGACATGCGATCTTTAGATAAATCTCAGAAAGAGGTTTTTCAGCAGATTTTTGAATTAGTAGATAAGTATGAATTATATGGAAAAGTTGCTTATCCTAAATATCATCGTCGTGACCAAATTGCTTCCATTTATCAATGGGCAGCTAAAAAGAAAGGGTTTTTTGTTAACCCTGCTTTGACTGAGCCATTTGGCTTAACTTTGTTAGAAGCTGCAGCATGTGGCTTACCTGTGATTGCAACAGATGATGGTGGACCCAGTGAGATTTTATCTCATTGTTCTAATGGTGTGTTGGTTGATTCTACAGACTTAGATCTATTACAAAAGACTTTGGAAGAAGTAGGTTCTAACGAATTCATGTGGAAGCAATGGAGTGATAATGGTTTGGCTGGAATAAACAGCTCTTTTAGCTGGAATTCTCATGTAAATAAATATCTTTCTTTAATGAGCAATCAATTCAAAAACAGTACTTATCAATCATTAGCAAAAGTAATACCATTGTCAGGCATGAAAGCAAGTTGA
- the uvrA gene encoding excinuclease ABC subunit UvrA: MRPSVGKANSKSLISDSFEDLIKIRGARQHNLKNVDLTIPRNKFIVFTGVSGSGKSSLAFDTIFAEGQRRYVESLSAYARQFLGQVDKPDVDAIEGLSPAISIDQKSTSHNPRSTVGTVTEIKDYLRLLYGRAGEPHCPECNRRIRPQTIDEMVDQIVTLPEGTRYQLLASVVRGKKGTHAKLLSGLAAEGFARVRINKEVRELSDNIELDKNHTHTIDVVVDRLIARDGIQERLTDSLQTALKRGDGLAIVEVVPKKDEDLPDGIERERLFSENFACPVHGAVIEELSPRLFSFNSPYGACPDCHGLGHLKKFTAVTVIPDPSLPVYAAVAPWSEKENSYYFSLLFSVGEEYGFEIKTPWKELTEEQQNILLNGSEKAILIQSDSRYKTQDGYKRKFEGILPILERQLRDANGESVRQKLEKYLELVPCSTCSGKRLRPEALAVKVGPYSISDLTEISVKETLSCIEELMGTGKSKNSKPLLSSRQIQIGELVLKEIRLRLKFLLDVGLDYLSLDRPAMTLSGGEAQRIRLATQIGAGLTGVLYVLDEPSIGLHQRDNDLLLATLQRLRDLGNTLIVVEHDEDTIRAADYLVDIGPGAGIHGGKIIAEGSIDELLSSKESLTGQYLSGRSSIPTPIERRKGVSRNLRLIGCKRNNLKNLSVEFPLGRLVSVTGVSGSGKSTLVNELLHPAINNQLGLKVPFPKGLEELRGIKSIDKVIVIDQSPIGRTPRSNPATYTGAFDPIRQIFAASIEAKARGYQVGQFSFNVKGGRCEACKGQGVNVIEMNFLPDVYVQCDVCKGARFNRETLQVKYKGYTIADVLEMTVEQSVEVFSAIPQAADRLRTLVDVGLGYIKLGQPAPTLSGGEAQRVKLATELSRRATGKTLYLIDEPTTGLSFSDVHKLMDVLQRLVDKGNSIIVIEHNLDVIRCSDWIIDLGPDGGDRGGEVLVCGTPEDVAMHSASYTGRYLKKVLDKHHVKRKVKN; encoded by the coding sequence ATACTATTTTTGCTGAAGGCCAGCGACGTTATGTTGAAAGTCTTTCAGCTTATGCAAGACAGTTTCTTGGTCAAGTAGATAAGCCTGATGTTGATGCAATAGAGGGGCTTTCTCCAGCAATTTCTATTGACCAAAAATCTACTAGTCATAACCCTCGGTCTACTGTAGGAACAGTTACTGAGATTAAAGATTATTTACGACTTTTATATGGACGAGCAGGAGAACCACATTGCCCTGAATGTAATCGTCGAATAAGGCCTCAGACAATAGATGAAATGGTTGATCAGATTGTGACTCTTCCTGAAGGCACAAGATATCAATTACTTGCATCCGTGGTTCGTGGTAAAAAAGGAACACACGCTAAATTGTTATCAGGCTTAGCTGCTGAAGGATTTGCACGAGTAAGAATTAATAAGGAAGTCAGAGAGTTATCTGACAATATTGAACTTGATAAAAACCATACACATACGATTGATGTTGTCGTAGATCGATTAATTGCAAGAGATGGTATTCAAGAACGTCTCACTGATTCTTTGCAAACTGCTTTAAAACGTGGAGATGGATTGGCAATTGTTGAAGTTGTACCCAAAAAAGATGAAGATTTACCTGATGGAATTGAACGTGAAAGGTTGTTTTCTGAGAATTTTGCTTGTCCAGTTCATGGTGCTGTTATTGAAGAATTATCGCCAAGATTGTTTTCATTCAATAGTCCCTATGGAGCTTGTCCTGATTGCCATGGCTTAGGCCATTTAAAGAAATTTACTGCTGTAACAGTAATTCCAGATCCATCTTTACCTGTGTATGCAGCAGTTGCTCCTTGGAGTGAAAAAGAAAATTCATATTATTTTTCCTTATTATTTTCTGTAGGTGAAGAATATGGCTTTGAAATCAAAACACCTTGGAAAGAATTAACGGAAGAACAGCAAAATATATTACTTAATGGAAGTGAAAAGGCAATTCTAATTCAATCTGATAGTCGTTACAAGACTCAAGATGGTTATAAGAGAAAATTTGAAGGTATATTACCTATTTTAGAAAGACAGTTACGTGATGCAAATGGAGAGTCTGTTCGTCAAAAACTTGAAAAATATTTGGAATTAGTACCATGCTCTACTTGTTCTGGAAAAAGATTAAGACCAGAAGCTTTAGCAGTCAAAGTAGGACCTTACTCTATATCTGATTTAACTGAGATTAGTGTCAAAGAAACACTTTCATGCATCGAAGAATTGATGGGAACAGGGAAATCAAAGAACTCTAAACCTTTACTTTCTTCTAGACAAATACAAATAGGAGAATTGGTCTTAAAAGAGATTCGTTTACGTTTAAAGTTTCTTCTAGATGTTGGTCTTGATTATTTAAGCTTAGATAGACCAGCTATGACTTTATCTGGAGGTGAGGCTCAGCGTATAAGGTTGGCAACACAAATTGGTGCTGGTTTAACAGGTGTACTTTATGTTTTAGATGAACCTAGTATAGGTTTGCATCAGAGAGATAATGATCTTTTACTTGCTACCTTACAAAGACTTAGAGATCTTGGAAATACTTTAATAGTTGTAGAACATGACGAAGATACAATACGTGCTGCAGATTATTTAGTAGATATTGGACCAGGTGCTGGTATTCATGGTGGAAAGATTATCGCGGAAGGATCTATAGATGAATTATTATCTAGCAAAGAGTCACTTACAGGGCAATATTTAAGCGGTAGATCTTCTATACCTACTCCTATTGAAAGAAGAAAAGGTGTTAGCCGTAACTTGCGTTTGATTGGTTGTAAGCGTAATAATTTAAAGAATCTTTCTGTTGAGTTTCCATTAGGCCGATTAGTTTCTGTTACTGGTGTTAGTGGCAGTGGTAAAAGCACTTTAGTGAATGAATTATTACACCCTGCTATTAATAATCAACTTGGATTAAAAGTTCCTTTTCCTAAGGGTTTAGAGGAATTGAGAGGGATTAAATCTATTGACAAAGTAATTGTTATTGATCAATCACCTATAGGGAGAACTCCTCGCTCTAACCCTGCAACCTATACCGGTGCTTTTGACCCAATAAGACAAATATTTGCTGCTTCTATTGAGGCTAAGGCAAGAGGCTATCAAGTAGGTCAGTTTAGTTTTAATGTAAAAGGTGGTCGATGTGAGGCCTGTAAAGGCCAAGGTGTAAATGTTATTGAGATGAATTTTTTACCCGATGTATATGTTCAATGTGATGTTTGTAAAGGTGCAAGATTTAATCGAGAAACTCTACAAGTTAAATACAAAGGTTATACAATTGCTGATGTTCTAGAAATGACTGTAGAGCAATCAGTAGAAGTTTTCTCTGCAATACCTCAAGCTGCTGATAGGTTACGAACCTTAGTAGATGTTGGTCTTGGATATATTAAATTAGGCCAGCCTGCACCAACACTTTCAGGAGGCGAGGCTCAAAGGGTCAAACTTGCTACAGAACTTTCTCGTCGAGCTACCGGTAAAACTTTATATTTAATTGATGAACCTACTACAGGCTTAAGCTTTTCTGATGTACATAAATTGATGGATGTTCTTCAACGATTGGTTGATAAAGGAAATTCCATTATTGTTATTGAACATAATTTAGATGTGATTCGATGCTCTGATTGGATTATTGATTTAGGCCCTGATGGTGGTGATCGTGGTGGAGAAGTTTTAGTTTGTGGTACTCCTGAGGATGTTGCAATGCATTCAGCTAGTTATACAGGACGTTATTTGAAAAAAGTTTTAGATAAACATCACGTAAAGAGAAAAGTTAAAAATTAA